A part of Anopheles coustani unplaced genomic scaffold, idAnoCousDA_361_x.2 U_3, whole genome shotgun sequence genomic DNA contains:
- the LOC131271122 gene encoding uncharacterized protein LOC131271122: MNTRSKVMHTPPPGSDNSDEAATEATVEQCASDHVTETTPQHVSPKPSTSSPGDRELAVLRAKMKLAYRQLMQLQPDITNNKLPPATARVHLRTLRELQGTHGRIMQHIIDLLPDDLEIDMDADDAFRKIHTTCTAILEAQLDETPTPSAAPVTSAAHHLSVPMPTFDGRYEEWPKFKAMFLDIMGRTPVSDAAKLHHLNKALTGKAAGIINAAMVSSNNYKSAWEVLEKRFANPRAIVDKHIAGLLQLKPVQRESASELRSLVETCKGHVDGLQFLEKNIDETSNLIITHILASCMDSSTRKAWELTLQHGEFPDLFRTFDYITRQCEVLESCAAGNTDKPSRPKPAPTKAFTSTVTPSPTATCVMCQDNHMLSKCADFIALSLPDKRDKLRSWKRCFNCFGAGHLNKRCPSKWTCRRCQQKHHTLLHDEGTSAASEIRHEQPTSAAEHRTATISLHTAIPSTVLLSTVMLYITDSAGKNHAARALLDSGAQSNFITGRLAQFLNLPRKSVSIPLSGIGGSQATNVKSSVRATIQSRCSSFSTSLEMLVLPKLSADVPAHRIHHSQWTIPATCVLADPTFHKPGGIDIILGAACFYELLKTGRNSLGEGMPSLQETAFGWVVSGTAQIAEQSLPVVCSVAVHTNELTTMMRKFFAIEDVGSLPSWSIEERACEDHYAATTSRDEAGRYVVRLPRKSDMIGKLGDSRTIALHRFLAIERRMQREPETKKAYVEFMAEYLRLGHMTKVAAAVDSRETFYLPHHPVFKADSTTTKCRVVFDASSKSSTGVSLNDTLMIGPTIQQDATSILMRFRTHQIALTGDVAKMYRQVWVHPSDRALQRILWRASPHDPIEEYELNTVTYGTASAPFLAVRSLQQTVLDHGRDFPIAAARFADFYVDDFVSGADSPEAAQTLQQQTEQLFAKGGFELRKWASNEEAVLHHVDQQSRASSPYPNDDDDGSLATLGIIWDTSADTLRFKVQAPDVIEDATKRKVLSTIGKIYDPVGFVDPVKAVAKQLLQRVWNLKHVNQQPWGWDAELPLQLRTEWLNFLEQMHYLHNISIPRVAIRSSVTTIQYHVFCDASEKGYGACCYIRSCDAQGHGTMELFASKTKVTPLNSKHSIARLELCAAQLASLLFDRVRAAVNPGSLAVFWTDSMTVVHWLRASPNSCKPYVANRVSQVQQLTEGCTWRHIAGVDNPADLASRGCLGKDLLSSTLWWQGPSWMSLPEDQWPPPLLATPDPSVQAEQRVAVVACAAIELPAHRIFTLFSSYSKLRRMTAYWVQYWNRCTKRRSYENPGLTTKDLTDAEEVLCRLAQRDHLQQEIKALQQNKPVPASSPLKWLHPQLGADGIIRVGGRLSNSSLAEDVKHPLVVPASHPFARLLMEHFHKQLLHAGPTLMLNTCRQRFWITSGRNLARKVFHQCHTCFRARPSSSATIMADLPAVRVTPAPPFSITGVDYCGPVFLKGGHRRAAPVKAYVAIFVCFTTRAVHIELVSNLTTEAFIAALRRFVSRRGLPLELHSDNATNFKGAANKLNELYKLLRTTEHQQSIQAWTLERKISWKFIPPRAPHFGGLWEAAVKTMKYHLVRVLGTTSLSYEDMSTLLDEIECCVNSRPITSMSDDPHDMTALTPGHFLVGTNLQLVPDHCLLYEAENRLNHWRHVQQLRQHFWNRWQKEYLQQLQARSKWTKEGTTTVTPGTLVIIKEDNVPSACWPLARVIEEHPGKDGKARVFTLRT, translated from the coding sequence ATGAACACTCGCAGTAAAGTGATGCATACCCCGCCACCAGGGAGTGATAATTCAGACGAAGCGGCTACGGAAGCCACGGTGGAACAGTGCGCGAGTGACCACGTGACGGAAACAACCCCACAGCACGTGTCACCAAAACCGTCGACGTCATCGCCAGGTGATCGCGAGTTGGCCGTGTTGCGGGCCAAAATGAAGCTGGCATATCGTCAACTTATGCAGCTTCAGCCGGAcatcaccaacaacaaactCCCTCCGGCCACTGCGCGGGTGCACTTACGCACATTACGGGAACTTCAAGGCACCCACGGCAGGATTATGCAGCACATCATAGATCTCCTGCCAGATGACCTCGAAATCGACATGGACGCCGACGATGCCTTCCGGAAGATCCACACCACCTGCACAGCCATTCTGGAGGCACAGCTGGACGAAACACCAACACCGTCAGCAGCTCCGGTAACTTCGGCAGCGCATCACCTCAGTGTCCCGATGCCAACCTTTGACGGACGCTACGAAGAGTGGCCCAAATTCAAGGCCATGTTCCTCGACATCATGGGAAGGACACCTGTTTCGGATGCAGCAAAGTTACACCACCTGAACAAGGCACTCACCGGAAAGGCAGCAGGGATAATTAACGCAGCAATGGTGAGCAGCAACAACTACAAGAGTGCCTGGGAGGTGCTAGAAAAGCGGTTCGCGAACCCGAGAGCAATCGTCGACAAACACATTGCTGGGTTGCTCCAACTAAAACCCGTGCAACGCGAATCAGCCAGCGAACTTCGATCACTAGTAGAAACGTGTAAGGGTCACGTTGATGGGTTGCAGTTCTTAGAGAAGAACATTGATGAAACCAGCAACCTCATCATCACCCACATCCTCGCGTCGTGTATGGACTCCAGCACTCGTAAGGCATGGGAGCTTACATTGCAGCACGGCGAGTTTCCGGATTTGTTCCGTACGTTCGACTACATCACGCGACAATGTGAAGTGTTGGAGAGCTGCGCAGCAGGCAATACGGACAAACCATCTCGTCCAAAGCCGGCTCCTACTAAAGCGTTCACGTCGACCGTTACGCCGTCACCGACCGCAACATGTGTCATGTGCCAGGACAACCATATGCTCAGCAAGTGCGCGGATTTCATAGCACTGTCGCTACCAGACAAACGGGACAAGCTCCGAAGTtggaaacgttgtttcaactgtTTCGGAGCTGGTCATCTCAACAAAAGGTGCCCCTCGAAGTGGACGTGTCGCCGATGCCAGCAGAAACATCACACCTTGCTCCACGACGAAGGGACTAGTGCCGCCAGCGAGATCCGTCACGAACAGCCAACATCTGCAGCAGAACACCGTACAGCTACAATATCGCTTCACACGGCGATACCATCGACAGTGTTGCTGTCAACCGTCATGTTGTACATCACTGACAGCGCAGGGAAGAACCATGCTGCAAGGGCTCTCTTGGACAGTGGAGCACAGTCCAACTTCATTACGGGAAGGTTGGCGCAATTCTTAAACCTACCTCGGAAGTCGGTGAGCATTCCGCTGTCGGGGATTGGTGGCAGCCAAGCGACGAACGTAAAGTCATCAGTACGAGCCACCATCCAGTCACGCTGTTCATCATTTTCGACGTCGCTGGAGATGCTGGTACTGCCCAAGCTGTCAGCAGATGTGCCAGCCCATCGTATACACCACAGCCAGTGGACGATTCCAGCAACCTGCGTCTTGGCTGACCCAACATTCCACAAGCCTGGTGGAATCGATATCATCCTGGGTGCGGCGTGCTTCTACGAGCTTTTAAAAACCGGACGCAACTCACTTGGAGAAGGTATGCCGTCACTCCAAGAAACAGCATTTGGGTGGGTTGTAAGTGGCACAGCCCAGATAGCAGAGCAGTCGCTGCCAGTGGTGTGTTCAGTCGCCGTACACACCAACGAGCTGACTACGATGATGCGGAAATTCTTCGCAATAGAAGACGTAGGCAGTCTCCCTAGTTGGAGTATCGAGGAGAGAGCCTGTGAGGACCACTACGCGGCCACTACAAGCAGAGACGAAGCCGGCCGATATGTCGTCCGACTTCCGAGAAAGTCTGACATGATCGGGAAACTAGGTGACTCGCGGACGATCGCCCTCCATCGGTTTCTGGCTATCGAGAGACGTATGCAGCGAGaacccgaaacaaaaaaggcataCGTGGAGTTCATGGCCGAATACCTCCGCTTAGGCCACATGACAAAGGTGGCAGCAGCAGTTGATAGTCGGGAAACATTCTACCTCCCACACCATCCTGTTTTTAAGGCCGACAGCACCACCACGAAGTGTCGGGTTGTGTTCGACGCATCCAGCAAGTCATCGACAGGAGTGTCGTTGAATGATACGCTGATGATCGGACCAACAATTCAACAAGATGCTACATCGATCCTGATGCGATTCAGAACTCATCAAATTGCACTGACAGGAGATGTGGCAAAAATGTACCGCCAAGTATGGGTACATCCCAGCGATCGCGCCCTACAGCGCATTCTGTGGCGAGCTTCGCCCCATGATCCCATCGAAGAATATGAGCTGAATACTGTAACTTATGGCACCGCATCTGCACCATTCCTTGCGGTGAGATCTCTGCAACAAACAGTATTGGATCATGGAAGGGACTTTCCAATAGCAGCAGCTCGGTTCGCTGACTTTTACGTGGATGACTTTGTGTCTGGAGCTGATTCACCCGAGGCTGCTCAAACCTTGCAACAGCAAACCGAACAACTGTTTGCCAAAGGTGGATTTGAGCTGCGGAAATGGGCATCAAACGAGGAAGCGGTGTTGCATCATGTGGACCAACAAAGCCGAGCATCCAGCCCATATCccaacgatgatgacgacggaTCGTTGGCAACACTTGGAATAATATGGGATACGTCAGCGGACACTCTGCGCTTCAAAGTCCAAGCCCCGGATGTCATCGAAGATGCAACCAAACGCAAGGTATTGTCCACCATTGGGAAGATCTACGATCCGGTGGGGTTTGTTGACCCAGTGAAGGCGGTTGCCAAGCAACTTCTTCAACGGGTGTGGAATCTGAAACACGTCAACCAACAACCCTggggatgggatgctgaactTCCGCTGCAGCTACGAACGGAATGGCTCAACTTTCTTGAGCAAATGCATTACCTTCACAACATCAGCATTCCGCGAGTCGCCATTAGATCTTCAGTGACCACCATCCAATACCACGTCTTCTGCGATGCTTCGGAGAAAGGATATGGAGCATGCTGCTACATCCGTAGTTGCGATGCCCAGGGACATGGCACAATGGAGCTCTTCGCCTCAAAAACCAAGGTGACACCCCTCAATAGCAAGCACTCTATCGCTCGGCTTGAACTGTGCGCAGCTCAGTTGGCCAGCTTGCTATTCGACCGAGTAAGAGCTGCGGTAAACCCAGGCTCTCTGGCAGTCTTCTGGACAGACTCCATGACTGTGGTACATTGGCTGCGAGCATCACCGAACTCCTGTAAGCCATATGTTGCCAACCGGGTATCGCAGGTGCAACAATTAACAGAAGGTTGCACGTGGCGTCACATCGCAGGAGTCGACAACCCGGCTGACCTTGCTTCGAGAGGATGTTTGGGCAAAGATCTCCTCTCCAGTACGCTATGGTGGCAGGGTCCTTCCTGGATGAGCCTGCCAGAAGATCAATGGCCTCCACCACTGCTTGCGACACCAGATCCTTCAGTGCAAGCAGAGCAGCGAGTAGCAGTTGTGGCATGCGCTGCCATTGAGCTGCCAGCTCATCGCATCTTTACGCTTTTCTCATCGTACTCGAAGCTGAGACGGATGACGGCGTACTGGGTTCAGTATTGGAACCGATGCACCAAACGCCGGTCGTACGAGAACCCCGGCCTGACGACGAAGGACTTGACGGATGCAGAAGAAGTGCTGTGCCGCTTGGCTCAACGAGACCACCTGCAGCAAGAAATCAAGGCCttgcagcaaaacaaacccgTTCCTGCGTCGTCCCCGCTCAAATGGTTACATCCGCAACTGGGAGCTGACGGAATCATCCGAGTTGGAGGACGTTTATCCAACTCATCGCTAGCGGAGGATGTGAAGCATCCACTAGTTGTTCCGGCCAGCCATCCATTCGCTCGTCTGCTgatggaacattttcataaacagTTACTTCACGCGGGACCGACTCTGATGCTAAACACGTGCAGACAACGCTTCTGGATTACAAGTGGCCGAAATCTCGCCCGGAAGGTATTTCACCAGTGCCACACCTGCTTCCGCGCCCGACCATCATCGTCAGCAACTATCATGGCTGACCTGCCGGCTGTCCGAGTAACACCGGCCCCTCCTTTTTCGATCACCGGTGTTGACTACTGTGGTCCAGTGTTCCTGAAAGGTGGCCACCGACGGGCGGCGCCCGTGAAGGCATACGTCGCCATATTTGTATGCTTCACCACCCGTGCCGTACACATCGAGCTGGTGTCaaacctgacaacggaagcatTTATAGCAGCATTACGACGGTTTGTGTCTCGTCGTGGTTTGCCATTGGAGTTACACTCGGACAACGCGACGAACTTCAAGGGAGCAGCAAACAAGCTGAACGAGTTGTACAAGCTGTTGCGTACAACTGAACACCAGCAGAGCATTCAAGCTTGGACACTAGAACGCAAAATTTCATGGAAGTTCATCCCACCAAGAGCTCCTCACTTCGGTGGACTATGGGAAGCCGCCGTCAAAACCATGAAGTACCACCTAGTGCGCGTTTTAGGAACGACATCACTTTCGTATGAGGACATGTCTACGCTACTGGACGAGATAGAATGCTGTGTCAACTCCCGGCCTATAACATCGATGTCAGATGACCCACACGATATGACAGCCCTCACTCCTGGACATTTCCTGGTTGGAACGAACCTACAGCTTGTTCCGGACCACTGCTTGCTGTAcgaagccgaaaaccggttgaaCCACTGGCGTCATGTTCAACAACTTCGCCAGCACTTTTGGAACCGTTGGCAGAAGGAGTATTTACAACAACTGCAGGCGCGTTCTAAATGGACAAAGGAAGGTACAACCACAGTAACGCCAGGAACGTTAGTTATAATTAAGGAAGATAATGTGCCTTCGGCGTGTTGGCCATTAGCACGCGTAATCGAGGAGCATCCTGGAAAGGATGGCAAAGCGCGTGTCTTTACATTGCGTACAA